The following proteins are encoded in a genomic region of Rubrobacter xylanophilus DSM 9941:
- a CDS encoding SDR family oxidoreductase, with protein MEGRPLQGRTAIVTGASSGIGLAVTNALADGGARVHAVSRRPEAIARGAGEKRVSSGRVVPHALDVSDREGVERLVRGVGEEEGVGILVLAAGTNVPNRRLDRVTPEDWDRILSVNLSGAFYFVKAALPYLRAARGDAVLVGSVSGMWPDVSGAAYQASKLGLAGLARAAGFEEHARGVRFSNIMPGIVDTPLLDSRPEPPPREVRERALRPEDVARACLFLVTLPERAYVPELTLVPTELQALGKTSTATPPVPPAEGS; from the coding sequence ATGGAGGGGCGGCCGCTGCAGGGCCGCACGGCGATCGTCACCGGGGCCTCGAGCGGCATCGGGCTTGCGGTGACCAACGCGCTCGCCGACGGCGGGGCCCGGGTGCACGCCGTCTCCCGCCGCCCCGAGGCCATAGCCCGGGGGGCGGGCGAGAAGCGGGTCTCCTCGGGGCGGGTCGTCCCCCACGCCCTCGACGTCTCCGACCGGGAGGGGGTGGAGCGGCTGGTGCGCGGCGTCGGCGAGGAGGAGGGTGTGGGCATCCTGGTGCTCGCCGCGGGGACCAACGTCCCCAACCGCAGGCTCGACCGCGTAACGCCCGAGGACTGGGACAGGATCCTCTCGGTCAACCTGAGCGGGGCCTTCTACTTCGTGAAGGCGGCCCTGCCCTACCTGCGGGCCGCCCGGGGGGACGCGGTGCTCGTCGGCAGCGTCTCCGGGATGTGGCCCGACGTCTCGGGCGCGGCCTACCAGGCCTCCAAGCTCGGCCTCGCCGGCCTGGCGCGGGCGGCGGGCTTCGAGGAGCACGCCCGGGGCGTCCGGTTCTCCAACATCATGCCCGGCATCGTGGACACGCCGCTCCTGGACAGCCGCCCCGAGCCGCCCCCGAGGGAGGTGCGCGAGCGGGCGCTCAGGCCCGAGGACGTCGCCCGGGCGTGCCTGTTCCTGGTCACCCTCCCGGAGCGGGCCTACGTCCCGGAGCTGACCCTCGTGCCGACCGAGCTGCAGGCGCTCGGCAAGACCTCGACCGCCACCCCGC
- a CDS encoding galactitol-1-phosphate 5-dehydrogenase, translating into MKGVVWRGPREMAVEEIPEPEAGPGAVVLRTGAAGICGSEVEGYLGRMGNRTPPLVMGHEFSGTVVAVGEGVDEAWVGRRVAVNPLISCGECRLCRSGHENICPERALIGIHRPGAFAEYVEVPAGSLHALPEGVDLRSAALAEPLANGVHAAGLGLERGPAELAVVVGAGTIGLMCLQAAVLSGIPEVWAVEPHGGRRARALELGAGRAFPPGGEAEEAVREATGGLGADVVLDAAGAGETRRAAARLVRPGGTVVLVGLHEDETALGFHDVVRRQLALQGSYAYTPRDFERALGWLVSGEAGIGELPDPLPLERGPAAFEELVRGPSDRVKVFLGGEGA; encoded by the coding sequence ATGAAGGGCGTGGTCTGGCGCGGGCCGCGTGAGATGGCGGTGGAGGAGATCCCCGAGCCCGAGGCCGGTCCCGGCGCGGTGGTCTTGAGGACCGGGGCCGCCGGGATCTGCGGCTCCGAGGTCGAGGGCTACCTGGGCAGGATGGGCAACCGCACTCCTCCCCTCGTCATGGGCCACGAGTTCTCCGGGACGGTGGTGGCGGTGGGCGAGGGGGTGGACGAGGCCTGGGTCGGCCGCCGGGTGGCGGTGAACCCCCTCATCTCCTGCGGGGAGTGCCGGCTGTGCCGCTCCGGGCACGAGAACATCTGCCCGGAGCGGGCCCTCATCGGGATCCACCGGCCCGGCGCCTTCGCGGAGTACGTGGAGGTGCCCGCGGGCAGCCTGCACGCGCTGCCGGAGGGGGTGGACCTGCGCTCCGCGGCGCTCGCCGAGCCGCTGGCCAACGGGGTGCACGCGGCGGGCCTCGGGCTCGAGCGGGGGCCGGCGGAGCTGGCGGTGGTGGTGGGGGCGGGCACCATCGGCCTGATGTGCCTGCAGGCGGCGGTCCTCTCCGGGATACCGGAGGTCTGGGCGGTCGAGCCGCACGGGGGCCGCCGCGCCCGGGCGCTCGAGCTGGGGGCGGGAAGGGCCTTCCCCCCGGGCGGGGAGGCGGAGGAGGCCGTCCGGGAGGCCACCGGCGGGCTCGGCGCGGACGTGGTGCTGGACGCCGCCGGGGCGGGGGAGACCCGCCGGGCCGCCGCGCGCCTGGTGCGCCCGGGGGGGACGGTGGTGCTCGTGGGCCTGCACGAGGACGAGACCGCCCTGGGCTTCCACGACGTGGTGCGGCGTCAGCTCGCCCTGCAGGGCTCCTACGCCTACACCCCGCGGGACTTCGAGCGGGCCCTGGGCTGGCTCGTCTCGGGGGAGGCCGGGATCGGGGAGCTCCCCGACCCGCTGCCGCTGGAGAGGGGCCCCGCGGCCTTCGAGGAGCTGGTCCGGGGGCCCTCCGACCGCGTGAAGGTCTTTCTCGGCGGGGAGGGGGCGTGA
- a CDS encoding SDR family NAD(P)-dependent oxidoreductase — protein sequence MRRLEGKRTIVTGAGSGIGRAIALRFAAEGARVALADVDEGAARKVAAEIGEGCLVQRTDVTVAEEVEGLVRLATERWGGLEVMVNNAGVGVAATAPQTSEEDFERVLAVNLRGTFLGMKYAIPAIRDSGGGAVINMSSIAALVGLKDRAAYSAAKGGILALTRAGAIDHIHEGVRVNCIAPGTVETPWISRITAGYADPEEARRRMRERQPHGRFVRPEEVAAMAAYLASDEAASVVGACMVVDGGVTAG from the coding sequence GTGCGGCGCCTTGAGGGCAAGAGAACGATAGTCACCGGGGCGGGCAGCGGCATCGGGCGGGCGATCGCCCTGCGCTTCGCCGCCGAGGGGGCGCGGGTGGCGCTCGCCGACGTGGACGAGGGGGCCGCGCGGAAGGTCGCCGCCGAGATCGGCGAGGGCTGCCTGGTGCAGAGGACCGACGTGACGGTGGCGGAGGAGGTAGAGGGGCTCGTCCGGCTGGCAACAGAGCGCTGGGGCGGGCTGGAGGTCATGGTCAACAACGCCGGCGTGGGCGTCGCCGCAACCGCCCCCCAGACCTCAGAGGAGGACTTCGAGCGGGTGCTTGCGGTCAACCTCAGGGGCACCTTCCTCGGCATGAAGTACGCCATCCCCGCAATAAGGGACTCTGGCGGCGGCGCCGTCATAAACATGAGCTCCATAGCCGCCCTGGTGGGCCTCAAGGACCGCGCCGCCTACAGCGCGGCGAAGGGGGGGATTCTGGCGCTCACGCGGGCCGGTGCCATAGACCACATACACGAGGGCGTGCGCGTGAACTGCATAGCGCCGGGGACGGTGGAGACGCCCTGGATCTCGAGGATCACCGCCGGGTATGCGGACCCCGAGGAGGCGCGGCGGCGGATGCGGGAGCGCCAGCCGCACGGGAGGTTTGTGAGGCCGGAGGAGGTGGCGGCGATGGCGGCCTACCTTGCCAGCGACGAGGCCGCCTCGGTGGTCGGCGCCTGCATGGTCGTCGACGGGGGCGTGACGGCCGGATGA
- a CDS encoding L-fuconate dehydratase: MSPLRITGVEALDVRFPTSRDLSGSDAMNPAPDYSAAYAILRTGEGLDGHGLTFTIGRGNELCVAAIRSLSPLVVGQTLESIARDMAAFWYRLTGDSQLRWVGPEKGVIHLAAAAIVNAVWDLWAKAEAKPLWKLLVDMTPEEIVACVPFRYITDALTPEEALEILRRNEGTRAAREAEMLGSGYPAYTTSAGWLGYTDERVRELCQEAVAQGFAHFKQKVGASIEDDVRRAALIREEIGPERNLMMDANQVWDVEEAIDNIRRLAEFDPYWVEEPTSPDDVLGHARIAEAVAPVRVATGEHCQNRIIFKQLMQARATGFCQIDACRLGGVNEVLAVLLMAAKFGVPVCPHAGGVGLCEYVQHLSIFDYVYVSASLEDRVLEYVDHLHEHFVDPVRMENGRYLPPQAPGYSIEMRPESLQEFAYPDGPAWAGGGA; encoded by the coding sequence ATGAGCCCGCTCAGGATCACCGGGGTGGAGGCTCTGGACGTGCGCTTCCCCACCTCCCGCGACCTCTCCGGCTCCGACGCGATGAACCCCGCCCCCGACTACTCGGCGGCCTACGCCATCCTCCGCACCGGGGAGGGGCTCGACGGCCACGGCCTCACCTTCACCATCGGGCGGGGCAACGAGCTGTGCGTCGCCGCCATCCGCTCGCTCTCCCCGCTGGTCGTCGGGCAGACCCTCGAGTCCATCGCCCGCGACATGGCGGCCTTCTGGTACCGCCTCACCGGCGACAGCCAGCTGCGGTGGGTGGGGCCGGAGAAGGGCGTCATCCACCTGGCCGCCGCGGCCATCGTCAACGCGGTGTGGGACCTGTGGGCCAAGGCCGAGGCCAAGCCGCTGTGGAAGCTGCTGGTGGACATGACCCCCGAGGAGATCGTCGCCTGCGTCCCCTTCCGCTACATCACCGACGCGCTGACCCCGGAGGAGGCGCTCGAGATCCTGCGCCGCAACGAGGGCACCCGTGCCGCCCGCGAGGCCGAGATGCTCGGGAGCGGCTACCCGGCCTACACCACCAGCGCCGGCTGGCTCGGCTACACCGACGAGAGGGTGCGCGAGCTCTGCCAGGAGGCGGTCGCGCAGGGGTTTGCGCACTTCAAGCAGAAGGTGGGCGCGAGCATCGAGGACGACGTGCGGCGGGCCGCCCTGATCCGGGAGGAGATCGGGCCGGAGCGCAACCTCATGATGGACGCCAACCAGGTGTGGGACGTAGAGGAGGCCATAGACAACATCCGGCGCCTGGCGGAGTTCGACCCCTACTGGGTAGAGGAGCCCACGAGCCCCGACGACGTCCTCGGGCACGCCAGGATAGCCGAGGCCGTCGCCCCCGTCCGCGTCGCCACCGGCGAGCACTGCCAGAACCGCATCATCTTCAAGCAGCTGATGCAGGCCCGCGCCACGGGCTTCTGCCAGATAGACGCCTGCCGCCTCGGCGGGGTGAACGAGGTGCTGGCGGTGCTGCTCATGGCGGCGAAGTTCGGCGTGCCGGTGTGCCCGCACGCCGGCGGGGTGGGCCTGTGCGAGTACGTCCAGCACCTCTCCATCTTCGACTACGTGTACGTGAGCGCCTCGCTGGAGGACCGGGTGCTGGAGTACGTGGACCACCTGCACGAGCACTTCGTGGACCCGGTGCGGATGGAGAACGGCCGCTACCTGCCCCCGCAGGCCCCGGGCTACTCGATTGAGATGCGCCCGGAGTCGCTGCAGGAGTTCGCCTACCCCGACGGCCCGGCCTGGGCGGGGGGCGGCGCGTGA
- a CDS encoding SDR family oxidoreductase, whose translation MSGVAAVLGVGPGLGAAVARRFARGGYAVALMARRRQSLEPVRGEIAGAGGAALAVPADASDPGSVAAAFGRVREELGDPEVLVYNAGAFQPGGILEIPPERFDECWRINCAGAFYAAREVLPAMAEKGRGTVLLTGATAAWRGSANFAALAVGKFGLRALAQSMAREFGPRGVHVAHVVIDGQIDTPRVRERYPGREGHTMLSPEAIAETYWQLHSQPPDAWTLELDLRPSVERF comes from the coding sequence GTGAGCGGGGTCGCGGCGGTGCTGGGGGTGGGCCCCGGGCTTGGGGCGGCGGTGGCGCGCCGCTTCGCGCGTGGGGGCTACGCCGTAGCGCTCATGGCGCGCCGCCGGCAGAGCCTGGAGCCGGTGCGCGGGGAGATAGCAGGGGCGGGGGGCGCGGCCCTGGCGGTGCCCGCGGACGCCTCGGACCCCGGCTCGGTCGCCGCGGCCTTCGGGCGGGTGCGGGAGGAGCTCGGCGACCCGGAGGTGCTCGTGTACAACGCGGGGGCCTTCCAGCCGGGCGGCATCCTGGAGATCCCGCCGGAGAGGTTCGACGAGTGCTGGAGGATCAACTGCGCGGGCGCCTTCTACGCCGCCCGCGAGGTGCTGCCCGCGATGGCGGAGAAGGGGCGCGGGACGGTCCTGCTCACGGGCGCGACGGCGGCCTGGCGCGGCTCGGCGAACTTCGCCGCGCTGGCGGTGGGGAAGTTCGGGCTGCGGGCGCTGGCGCAGTCGATGGCCCGCGAGTTCGGCCCGCGGGGCGTGCACGTGGCCCACGTGGTCATCGACGGCCAGATAGACACCCCGCGGGTCAGGGAGAGGTACCCGGGGCGCGAGGGGCACACCATGCTCTCCCCGGAGGCCATCGCCGAGACCTACTGGCAGCTGCACTCCCAGCCGCCGGACGCCTGGACGCTGGAGCTGGACCTGAGGCCCTCGGTGGAGCGCTTCTAG
- a CDS encoding type 1 glutamine amidotransferase, with the protein MKLTVHHLYADMMNLYGDRGNVLSIKKRCEWRGIPVEVVDVGVGEPVRPTGCDIFLFGGGQDREQALLAGDLAGKKGAELRAIVEDGGVVLGVCGGYQLMGHYYETPEGERLPGVGIFDLYTEPRKPGEGRLIGNVLVRVELGGEARELVGFENHGGRTRLGDVEPLGTVLYGHGNNGEDGTEGARRLNAYGTYLHGSLLPKNPWFTDHLILSALRRVDGSFELEPLDDALELRAFEAMADRLRGGGAS; encoded by the coding sequence TTGAAGCTCACCGTCCACCACCTCTACGCCGACATGATGAACCTCTACGGGGACCGGGGGAACGTGCTCTCCATAAAGAAGCGCTGCGAGTGGCGCGGCATCCCCGTGGAGGTGGTGGACGTGGGGGTGGGGGAGCCCGTCCGCCCGACCGGCTGCGACATCTTCCTCTTCGGCGGCGGGCAGGACAGGGAGCAGGCGCTCCTGGCCGGGGATCTGGCCGGGAAGAAGGGCGCCGAGCTGCGGGCCATCGTGGAGGACGGCGGGGTGGTGCTGGGGGTGTGCGGCGGCTACCAGCTCATGGGCCACTACTACGAGACCCCGGAGGGCGAGAGGCTGCCGGGCGTGGGGATCTTCGACCTGTACACCGAGCCGCGCAAGCCCGGCGAGGGGCGCCTGATCGGCAACGTCCTCGTGCGGGTGGAGCTCGGCGGCGAGGCCCGCGAGCTCGTCGGCTTCGAGAACCACGGCGGGCGCACCCGCCTGGGGGACGTGGAGCCGCTGGGGACCGTCCTCTACGGGCACGGCAACAACGGCGAGGACGGCACCGAGGGCGCCCGCCGCCTCAACGCCTACGGCACCTACCTGCACGGCTCGCTGCTGCCCAAGAACCCCTGGTTCACCGACCACCTCATCCTGAGCGCCCTCCGCAGGGTGGACGGCTCCTTCGAGCTCGAGCCCCTCGACGACGCGCTCGAGCTCAGGGCCTTCGAGGCGATGGCCGACCGCCTCCGCGGCGGGGGGGCCTCCTAG
- a CDS encoding Mur ligase family protein codes for MVARRLDPRVLRALSGRLPRGSAAVTGTNGKTTTARMAGAILREAGIRTVSNFTGANLVTGVTAALVEDSDLAGRPSAEMGLFEVDEASVPRVAAEAELRLLAVLNLFRDQLDRYGELAYTGKVIASAFEHLPPGGGVILNADDPLVASLGRSAPGALYFGVDEPALDTGRLQHVADSKDCPLCGTPLSYSAVYMGHVGVYRCGRCGFGRPEPAYRASRVRLRGVRGATFVLSGPAGEREVRLRLPGLYNVYNALAAAALAGEAGAAMEHIVRGLGAFGGAFGRVERVLAGEREVFLLLIKNPVGFNEILRTFIAGGGARHVLVAINDNDADGRDVSWLWDVDLEMLAEAREEGLLSEMQPIMAGGLRAEDMAVRLKYAGLPVGAVVPGCGEALRRALDATPPGETLYVLPTYTAMLEIRRALSELGYARPFWEDR; via the coding sequence GTGGTGGCCAGGAGGCTGGACCCGCGGGTGCTGCGCGCTCTCTCGGGGCGGCTGCCGCGCGGGTCGGCGGCCGTGACCGGGACCAACGGCAAGACCACCACCGCCCGGATGGCGGGCGCCATCCTGCGCGAGGCTGGCATCCGTACGGTCAGCAACTTCACCGGGGCGAACCTGGTGACCGGGGTCACCGCGGCGCTCGTGGAGGACTCGGACCTCGCCGGCAGGCCCTCCGCGGAGATGGGCCTCTTCGAGGTGGACGAGGCGAGCGTCCCGAGGGTGGCCGCCGAGGCCGAGCTGCGCCTGCTCGCCGTCCTGAACCTCTTCCGGGACCAGCTCGACCGCTACGGCGAGCTGGCCTACACGGGGAAGGTCATAGCCTCCGCCTTCGAGCACCTGCCGCCGGGGGGCGGGGTGATCCTGAACGCCGACGACCCGCTGGTGGCGAGCCTGGGGCGCTCGGCGCCGGGCGCCCTCTACTTCGGGGTGGACGAGCCCGCCCTCGACACCGGGCGCCTGCAGCACGTGGCCGACTCCAAGGACTGCCCCCTCTGCGGGACGCCGCTCTCCTACTCGGCGGTGTACATGGGGCACGTCGGGGTCTACCGGTGCGGCCGTTGCGGATTCGGGCGGCCCGAGCCCGCCTACCGGGCGAGCCGGGTGCGCCTGCGGGGCGTCCGGGGCGCGACGTTCGTGCTCTCGGGCCCGGCGGGGGAGAGGGAGGTGCGCCTGCGGCTCCCCGGCCTCTACAACGTCTACAACGCCCTGGCCGCCGCGGCGCTCGCCGGGGAGGCCGGGGCGGCGATGGAGCACATCGTCCGGGGGCTCGGGGCCTTCGGGGGCGCCTTCGGCCGGGTCGAGCGGGTCTTGGCCGGGGAGAGGGAGGTGTTTCTGCTCCTCATAAAAAACCCCGTGGGGTTCAACGAGATCCTGCGCACCTTCATCGCGGGGGGCGGAGCCCGGCACGTGCTCGTCGCCATAAACGACAACGACGCCGACGGCCGGGACGTCTCCTGGCTGTGGGACGTGGATTTGGAGATGCTCGCCGAGGCGCGGGAGGAGGGGCTCCTCTCGGAGATGCAGCCGATCATGGCCGGCGGCCTCCGGGCCGAGGACATGGCCGTGAGGCTCAAGTACGCCGGGCTGCCGGTGGGCGCGGTGGTGCCGGGCTGCGGGGAGGCGCTGCGCCGGGCCCTGGACGCCACCCCTCCCGGGGAGACCCTGTACGTGCTCCCGACCTACACCGCGATGCTGGAGATAAGGCGCGCTTTGAGCGAGCTGGGCTACGCCCGCCCCTTCTGGGAGGACCGTTGA
- a CDS encoding response regulator transcription factor, protein MRPGTRILVVEDDPSIARLLQLELEHRGYEVCCAADGEEGLAAFERLRPDVVVLDIMLPGMDGVGVLRRLREAGHRTPVIMLTARDATGDKVHSLDRGADDYLTKPFEVEELLARMRAVLRRVEGEEVLRVGSLTVDTSAREVRRGGRAVALTAREYDLLELLARNGRRVLSREKILDRVWGEGAGVDPNVVDVYVGYLRRKLEGPGEGRLIHTVRGVGYVLRED, encoded by the coding sequence ATGCGTCCGGGCACGCGCATACTGGTGGTAGAGGACGACCCCTCCATCGCCCGGCTGCTGCAGCTGGAGCTCGAGCACCGGGGGTACGAGGTCTGCTGCGCCGCGGACGGGGAGGAGGGGCTCGCCGCCTTCGAGCGGCTCCGGCCCGACGTGGTGGTGCTCGACATCATGCTCCCGGGGATGGACGGGGTGGGGGTGCTCAGGCGACTCCGGGAGGCCGGGCACCGGACCCCGGTGATCATGCTGACCGCCCGCGACGCCACCGGGGACAAGGTGCACAGCCTGGACCGCGGCGCCGACGACTACCTCACCAAGCCGTTCGAGGTCGAGGAGCTGCTGGCCCGGATGCGGGCGGTGCTGCGGCGGGTGGAGGGGGAGGAGGTGCTGCGGGTGGGGAGCCTCACCGTGGACACCTCCGCCCGCGAGGTCCGGCGGGGCGGGCGGGCCGTGGCGCTCACGGCCCGCGAGTACGACCTTCTGGAGCTCCTCGCCCGCAACGGCCGCCGGGTGCTCTCGAGGGAGAAGATCCTGGACCGGGTCTGGGGCGAGGGGGCGGGCGTGGACCCGAACGTGGTGGACGTGTACGTCGGGTACCTGCGCCGGAAGCTCGAGGGGCCCGGGGAGGGGCGGCTCATCCACACCGTGCGCGGGGTGGGCTACGTGCTCAGGGAGGACTAG